The following coding sequences are from one Mycolicibacterium aichiense window:
- a CDS encoding exodeoxyribonuclease III, whose product MIVTTINVNGVRAAVRQRSAENLGLLAWLSQTTSDVVCLQETRSDDEQIAEALAPAVADGWHLASASPHLKGRSGVAILSRTPFAAVRIGLAATEFELHGRYVEADLAGGETVASVYVHTGEAGTDRQLEKERFMAALAKRMTELTADGRDAVICGDWNIAHTENDIKAWKANVKKAGFLPSERQWLTDLLDSGWVDVMRQLHPDVAGPYSWWSWRGKAFDNDAGWRIDYHLASESLAARTVAARVEKPALYALRWSDHAPVTVEFG is encoded by the coding sequence GTGATCGTGACCACCATCAATGTCAACGGCGTCCGCGCCGCTGTCCGCCAGCGTTCGGCCGAGAACCTCGGCCTGCTGGCCTGGCTGTCGCAGACCACGTCCGACGTGGTGTGCCTGCAAGAAACCCGCTCCGACGACGAGCAGATCGCCGAGGCGCTGGCCCCGGCGGTTGCCGACGGCTGGCACCTGGCCTCGGCCAGCCCGCATCTCAAGGGCCGCAGCGGGGTGGCGATCCTGTCCCGCACCCCGTTCGCGGCGGTCCGGATCGGCTTGGCGGCAACCGAATTCGAGCTACACGGCCGCTACGTCGAGGCCGATCTGGCCGGCGGTGAGACGGTCGCCAGTGTGTACGTCCACACCGGCGAAGCCGGCACCGACCGCCAGCTGGAGAAGGAACGGTTCATGGCCGCGCTGGCCAAGCGGATGACGGAGCTGACCGCCGACGGGCGCGACGCGGTGATCTGCGGCGACTGGAACATCGCCCACACCGAAAATGACATCAAGGCCTGGAAGGCCAACGTCAAGAAGGCCGGCTTCCTGCCCAGCGAGCGACAGTGGCTCACCGACCTGTTGGACTCCGGCTGGGTGGACGTCATGCGGCAGCTCCACCCCGATGTCGCCGGCCCTTACAGCTGGTGGTCGTGGCGCGGTAAGGCGTTCGACAACGACGCCGGCTGGCGCATCGACTACCACCTGGCCAGCGAGAGCCTGGCGGCACGCACGGTGGCCGCCCGTGTCGAGAAGCCGGCCCTGTATGCGTTGCGCTGGTCCGATCACGCTCCGGTGACCGTCGAATTCGGCTGA
- a CDS encoding bifunctional o-acetylhomoserine/o-acetylserine sulfhydrylase → MSTSDTDDPTANWSFETKQIHAGQTPDAATHARALPIYATTSYTFDNTDHAAALFGLAEPGNIYTRIMNPTQDTVEQRIAALEGGVAALFLSSGQAAETFAILNIAEAGDHIVSSPRLYGGTYNLLHYTLPKLGIETTFVTDPDDPASWQAAVRPNTKAFFGETISNPQIDVLDIPAVSKVAHDNGVPLIVDNTIATPYLIQPIAHGADIVVHSATKYLGGHGTAIAGVIVDSGKFDWTASGRFPGFTTPDPSYHGVVFAELGPPAYALKARVQLLRDLGSAGSPFNAFLIAQGLETLSLRIERHVSNALKVAEYLAGHSDVVSVNYAGLPTSPWYERAKKLAPKGTGAVLAFELAGGVEAGKAFVNALTLHSHVANIGDVRSLVIHPASTTHQQLSAEEQLATGVTPGLVRLAVGLEGIDDILADLERGFAAAKSVSADASDPRAVAAL, encoded by the coding sequence ATGAGCACGTCAGATACCGACGATCCGACCGCGAACTGGTCCTTCGAGACCAAGCAGATCCACGCCGGACAGACTCCGGACGCCGCGACGCACGCCCGGGCGCTGCCGATCTATGCCACCACGTCGTACACCTTCGACAACACCGACCACGCCGCCGCGCTGTTCGGGCTGGCCGAGCCGGGCAACATCTACACCCGCATCATGAATCCGACCCAGGACACCGTCGAGCAGCGCATCGCCGCCCTCGAAGGTGGCGTGGCCGCACTGTTCCTGTCCTCCGGGCAGGCGGCGGAGACGTTCGCGATCCTGAATATCGCCGAAGCCGGCGATCACATCGTGTCCAGCCCGCGGCTCTACGGCGGCACCTACAACCTGCTGCACTACACGCTGCCGAAGCTGGGCATCGAGACCACGTTCGTGACCGACCCCGACGACCCGGCGTCCTGGCAGGCCGCGGTGCGGCCGAACACGAAGGCGTTCTTCGGTGAGACGATCTCCAACCCGCAAATCGATGTGCTCGACATTCCGGCGGTGTCGAAGGTGGCGCACGACAACGGCGTTCCGCTGATCGTCGACAACACCATCGCGACGCCCTACCTGATTCAGCCGATCGCGCACGGCGCCGACATCGTCGTGCACTCGGCGACCAAGTACCTCGGCGGCCATGGCACGGCCATCGCCGGGGTGATCGTCGACAGCGGCAAGTTCGACTGGACTGCAAGCGGACGCTTCCCTGGTTTTACAACACCGGACCCGAGCTATCACGGCGTGGTGTTCGCCGAACTCGGCCCGCCCGCCTACGCACTCAAGGCGCGCGTACAGCTGTTGCGCGACCTCGGCTCGGCGGGGTCGCCGTTCAATGCCTTCCTGATCGCGCAAGGCCTGGAAACGCTCAGCCTGCGGATCGAACGCCACGTGTCCAACGCGCTGAAGGTGGCCGAGTACCTGGCCGGGCACTCCGACGTGGTGTCGGTCAACTACGCCGGCCTGCCGACCTCACCGTGGTACGAGCGTGCAAAGAAGCTGGCGCCCAAGGGGACCGGTGCGGTGCTGGCCTTCGAGCTGGCCGGCGGAGTCGAGGCCGGAAAAGCGTTCGTCAACGCACTCACGCTGCACAGCCACGTCGCCAACATCGGCGATGTGCGTTCCCTGGTGATCCACCCGGCGTCGACCACTCACCAGCAGCTGTCCGCCGAAGAGCAGCTGGCCACCGGCGTCACTCCGGGTCTGGTCCGACTTGCCGTCGGCCTCGAGGGCATCGACGACATCCTGGCCGACCTGGAGCGCGGCTTCGCCGCCGCCAAGTCCGTGTCGGCGGATGCCTCGGACCCGCGGGCCGTGGCGGCCCTTTGA
- the metX gene encoding homoserine O-acetyltransferase MetX produces the protein MTISDERIVTLPAEGEIGVVDIGPLTLESGEVLDHVSIAVQRWGELSPDRDNVVVALHALTGDSHLTGPAGPGHPTPGWWDGVAGPGAPIDTTRWCAVATNVLGGCRGSTGPSSLARDGKPWGSRFPIITVRDQVNADVAALEALGITEVAALVGGSMGGARALEWMVEYPDRVRAALVLAVGARATADQIGTQSTQIAAIKADPNWQGGDYHGTGRHPDVGLQLARRFAHLTYRGEVELDNRFGNAAQDDEDTLAGGRYAVQSYLEYQGAKLVDRFDAGSYVTLTETLSNHDVGRGRGGVAAALGSCPVPTVVGGITSDRLYPLRLQQELAALLPNCSGLNVVESIYGHDGFLVETDAVGELIRQTLDLADGKSLRTP, from the coding sequence ATGACCATCAGCGACGAGCGCATCGTGACCCTGCCCGCCGAAGGTGAGATCGGCGTGGTCGACATCGGCCCGCTGACGCTGGAAAGCGGCGAGGTGCTCGACCATGTGTCGATCGCCGTGCAGCGCTGGGGCGAGCTCTCCCCCGACCGCGACAATGTCGTCGTCGCGCTGCATGCGTTGACCGGCGACTCGCATCTGACCGGGCCTGCCGGGCCGGGGCACCCCACCCCCGGCTGGTGGGACGGTGTCGCCGGGCCCGGCGCCCCGATCGACACCACCCGCTGGTGCGCGGTGGCCACCAATGTCCTGGGTGGCTGCCGCGGCTCGACCGGGCCCAGTTCGCTGGCTCGCGACGGCAAACCCTGGGGTTCGCGATTCCCGATCATCACCGTGCGCGACCAGGTCAACGCCGACGTGGCCGCGTTGGAAGCGCTCGGCATCACCGAAGTCGCGGCGCTGGTCGGCGGCTCGATGGGCGGTGCCAGGGCGCTCGAGTGGATGGTCGAGTATCCCGACCGGGTGCGGGCGGCGCTGGTGCTGGCCGTCGGAGCCCGGGCGACCGCCGATCAGATCGGCACGCAGAGCACTCAGATCGCAGCGATCAAGGCCGATCCGAACTGGCAGGGCGGCGACTACCACGGCACCGGCCGCCACCCCGACGTCGGGCTTCAGCTGGCCCGCCGGTTCGCCCACCTGACCTACCGCGGTGAAGTGGAGTTGGACAACCGCTTCGGCAATGCCGCCCAGGACGACGAGGACACCTTGGCCGGCGGCCGGTACGCCGTGCAGAGCTACCTGGAGTACCAGGGCGCCAAGCTGGTCGACCGATTCGACGCGGGCAGCTACGTGACGCTGACCGAGACGCTGTCGAACCACGACGTCGGGCGCGGACGCGGTGGCGTGGCCGCGGCGCTGGGCTCGTGCCCGGTGCCGACCGTGGTCGGCGGGATCACCTCGGACCGGCTCTACCCGCTGCGCCTGCAGCAGGAGCTGGCCGCACTGCTGCCGAACTGTTCCGGGCTCAACGTCGTCGAATCGATCTACGGCCACGACGGCTTCCTCGTCGAGACCGACGCGGTGGGCGAACTCATCCGCCAGACCCTCGACCTGGCCGACGGCAAAAGTCTCCGCACGCCGTGA
- a CDS encoding class I SAM-dependent methyltransferase has product MTESQRERSLSFGSEAAAYERGRPSYPPEAIDWLLPPGARDVLDLGAGTGKLTTRLVERGLDVVAVDPLAEMLELLSSALPDTPALLGTAEQIPLPDNSVDAVLVAQAWHWFDPEQAVAEVARVLRPGGRLGLVWNARDERLGWVKDLGRIIGHENAQFNDAVTVPEPFIDVEHHRVEWTSYLTPQALIDLVASRSYCITSPADVRTQTLDEVRELLTTHPALANSTGLALPYITVGMRATLSS; this is encoded by the coding sequence GTGACGGAGTCGCAGCGCGAACGCTCACTGTCCTTCGGGTCCGAGGCCGCCGCCTACGAGCGCGGCCGCCCGTCGTATCCGCCGGAGGCCATCGACTGGCTGCTGCCGCCCGGCGCTCGCGACGTACTGGACCTGGGTGCCGGTACCGGCAAGCTGACCACCCGCCTTGTCGAACGCGGCCTCGACGTGGTGGCCGTCGATCCGCTGGCGGAGATGCTGGAATTGCTCAGCTCGGCGCTGCCCGACACCCCGGCGCTGCTGGGTACCGCCGAGCAGATCCCGTTGCCCGACAACAGTGTTGACGCGGTACTGGTTGCGCAGGCCTGGCATTGGTTCGACCCGGAGCAGGCCGTCGCCGAGGTGGCGCGGGTGCTGCGGCCGGGCGGGCGGCTCGGGTTGGTGTGGAACGCTCGCGATGAACGGTTGGGCTGGGTCAAGGACCTCGGCCGCATCATCGGCCACGAGAACGCCCAGTTCAACGACGCCGTCACCGTGCCCGAGCCGTTCATCGACGTCGAGCATCACCGGGTCGAATGGACGAGTTACCTGACGCCGCAGGCACTGATCGACCTGGTGGCGTCGCGCAGCTACTGCATCACCTCACCGGCGGACGTCCGCACCCAGACCCTCGACGAGGTTCGCGAGTTACTGACAACGCATCCGGCACTGGCGAATTCGACCGGGCTGGCGCTGCCCTACATCACTGTGGGCATGCGGGCGACGCTGTCGTCCTGA
- a CDS encoding NADP-dependent isocitrate dehydrogenase: MSAENPTIIYTLTDEAPLLATYAFLPVLRTFVEAAGIDVKTSDISVAARILAEFSDRLTDEQKVPDNLAELGALTQDPSANIIKLPNISASVPQLVAAIKELKSKGYDLPDFPGDPKTDEEKEIRQRYGKILGSAVNPVLREGNSDRRAPKAVKEYAKKHPHSMGQWSQASRTHVATMKTGDFYHGEKSMTLDKDRTVKMVLTPAGKGAGEAIVLKPEVKLDNGDVIDSMFMSKKALIDFYEKEIEDAYKTGVMFSLHVKATMMKVSHPIVFGHAVKVFYKDAFAKHGKLFDELGVNVNNGLSDLYDKIESLPASQREEIIEDLHKCHEHRPELAMVDSAKGISNFHSPSDVIVDASMPAMIRLGGKMYGADGRTKDTKAVNPESTFSRMYQEMINFCKTHGQFDPTTMGTVPNVGLMAQKAEEYGSHDKTFEIPVDGVADIVDVDTGEVLLSWDVEEGDIWRMPIVKDAPIRDWVKLAVNRARLSGMTTVFWLDDERPHENELRKKVKAYLAEEDTEGLDITILPQVWAMRYTLERVIRGQDTIAATGNILRDYLTDLFPILELGTSAKMLSIVPLMAGGGLYETGAGGSAPKHVHQLVEENHLRWDSLGEFLAIGASLEDLGNKTDNAKAKVLATTLDTAVGELLNANKNPSRKAGELDNRGSQFYLALYWAQALAEQTEDKELAEHFAPLAKTLAENEDAIITELAEVQGQAVDIGGYYYPDREKTTAVMRPSKTFNSVLS, translated from the coding sequence ATGAGCGCCGAGAACCCGACCATCATCTACACGCTCACCGATGAGGCGCCGCTGCTGGCGACGTATGCGTTCCTGCCGGTGTTGCGCACATTCGTCGAGGCGGCCGGCATCGACGTCAAGACCAGCGACATCTCGGTGGCCGCGCGCATCCTCGCCGAGTTCAGCGACCGGCTCACCGACGAGCAGAAAGTGCCGGACAACCTGGCCGAACTCGGCGCGCTGACCCAGGACCCGAGCGCCAACATCATCAAGCTGCCGAACATCAGCGCCTCGGTGCCGCAGCTGGTCGCCGCCATCAAGGAACTCAAGTCCAAGGGCTACGACCTTCCGGACTTTCCGGGCGACCCGAAGACCGACGAGGAAAAAGAGATCCGCCAGCGCTACGGCAAGATTCTCGGCAGTGCGGTGAATCCGGTTCTGCGCGAAGGTAACTCAGACCGTCGCGCTCCCAAGGCGGTCAAGGAGTACGCCAAGAAGCACCCGCACAGCATGGGGCAGTGGTCGCAGGCGTCGCGCACCCACGTGGCGACGATGAAGACCGGCGACTTCTACCACGGCGAGAAGTCGATGACGCTGGACAAAGACCGCACCGTAAAGATGGTTCTGACCCCCGCCGGAAAGGGGGCGGGCGAGGCCATTGTCTTAAAGCCCGAGGTCAAGCTCGACAACGGCGACGTCATCGATTCCATGTTCATGAGCAAGAAGGCACTGATCGACTTCTACGAGAAGGAGATCGAGGACGCCTACAAGACGGGCGTGATGTTCTCGCTGCACGTCAAGGCCACCATGATGAAGGTGTCGCACCCGATCGTGTTCGGTCACGCGGTGAAGGTCTTCTACAAGGACGCCTTCGCCAAGCACGGCAAGTTGTTCGACGAGCTCGGCGTCAACGTCAACAACGGCCTCTCCGACCTCTACGACAAGATCGAGTCGCTGCCGGCCTCGCAGCGTGAAGAGATCATCGAAGACCTGCACAAGTGCCACGAGCACCGGCCGGAGCTGGCGATGGTGGACTCGGCCAAGGGCATCTCGAACTTCCATTCGCCGTCCGACGTGATCGTCGACGCCTCGATGCCCGCGATGATCCGGCTCGGCGGCAAGATGTACGGCGCCGACGGCCGCACCAAGGACACCAAGGCCGTCAACCCGGAGTCGACGTTCTCCCGGATGTACCAGGAGATGATCAACTTCTGTAAGACCCACGGCCAGTTCGATCCGACCACGATGGGCACCGTTCCCAACGTCGGCCTGATGGCGCAGAAGGCCGAGGAGTACGGCAGCCACGACAAGACCTTCGAGATCCCGGTCGACGGCGTCGCCGACATCGTCGACGTCGACACCGGCGAGGTGCTGCTGTCGTGGGACGTCGAGGAGGGCGACATCTGGCGCATGCCGATCGTCAAGGACGCCCCGATCCGCGACTGGGTGAAGCTGGCCGTCAACCGGGCCCGGCTGTCCGGCATGACGACGGTGTTCTGGCTCGACGACGAACGTCCGCACGAGAACGAGCTGCGCAAGAAGGTGAAGGCCTACCTCGCCGAAGAGGACACCGAGGGCCTCGACATCACGATCCTGCCGCAGGTGTGGGCGATGCGGTACACCCTCGAGCGCGTGATCCGCGGCCAGGACACCATTGCCGCGACCGGCAACATCCTGCGCGACTACCTCACCGACCTGTTCCCGATCCTGGAGCTGGGCACCAGCGCCAAGATGCTGTCGATCGTGCCGCTGATGGCCGGCGGTGGCCTGTACGAGACCGGGGCCGGTGGGTCGGCGCCCAAGCACGTCCATCAGCTGGTGGAGGAGAACCACCTGCGCTGGGATTCGCTCGGCGAGTTCCTCGCGATCGGCGCCAGCCTCGAGGATCTGGGCAACAAAACCGACAACGCGAAAGCCAAGGTGCTGGCGACCACGCTGGACACCGCGGTCGGAGAGTTGTTGAACGCCAACAAGAATCCGTCGCGCAAGGCAGGCGAGCTGGATAACCGCGGTAGCCAGTTCTACCTCGCGCTGTATTGGGCTCAGGCCCTTGCCGAGCAGACCGAGGACAAGGAACTAGCCGAGCACTTCGCGCCGCTGGCCAAGACCCTCGCCGAGAACGAGGACGCCATCATCACCGAACTGGCCGAGGTGCAGGGTCAGGCCGTCGATATCGGTGGGTACTACTACCCGGACCGGGAGAAGACCACCGCGGTGATGCGGCCTTCCAAGACCTTCAACTCCGTGCTCAGCTAG
- a CDS encoding alpha/beta fold hydrolase, with the protein MATRESIHLGAGEPILLLHPFMMSSYVWSDVAPRLADTGRFEVFAPSMAGHNGGPRSRSLILDSSTLADHVERQLDEMGWDTAHVVGNSLGGWVAFELERRGRARTLTGIAPAGGWHRWSPVKYEIVGKFVAGLPVWLTARLLGERALRLPGVKAAATVPISATPRGVTEVQLQEILDDVTHCPAYYQLLIKALLMPGLMELTELSVPTHLVVCERDRVLPHPRFTKHFHKNIPEITKVTHLDGVGHIPMFEAPDRVTDLITEWVDAHVPPVRQPSPVSEAGAS; encoded by the coding sequence GTGGCGACCCGCGAATCAATCCATCTAGGTGCCGGCGAACCGATCCTGCTGCTGCACCCGTTCATGATGTCCTCCTACGTCTGGTCCGACGTTGCGCCCCGGCTTGCCGACACCGGCCGCTTCGAGGTGTTCGCACCGTCGATGGCCGGGCACAACGGTGGCCCGCGCAGCCGGTCGTTGATCCTGGATTCCTCGACCCTGGCCGACCACGTCGAGCGCCAGCTCGACGAGATGGGCTGGGACACCGCCCACGTCGTCGGCAACTCGCTGGGCGGCTGGGTGGCCTTCGAGCTCGAGCGACGCGGCCGGGCCAGGACACTGACCGGGATCGCGCCGGCCGGTGGCTGGCACCGCTGGTCACCGGTGAAATACGAGATCGTCGGCAAGTTCGTCGCCGGCCTGCCGGTGTGGCTGACCGCCCGGCTACTGGGCGAGCGTGCGCTGCGCCTGCCCGGGGTCAAAGCCGCGGCCACGGTGCCGATCAGCGCCACGCCGCGGGGCGTGACCGAGGTGCAGCTGCAGGAGATCCTCGATGATGTCACTCACTGTCCGGCCTACTACCAGCTGCTGATCAAGGCGTTGCTGATGCCGGGACTGATGGAGCTGACCGAGTTGTCGGTCCCGACGCACCTCGTGGTGTGTGAACGTGACCGGGTGCTGCCGCATCCGCGGTTCACCAAGCACTTCCACAAGAACATCCCGGAGATCACCAAGGTGACCCATCTCGACGGCGTCGGGCACATCCCGATGTTCGAGGCCCCCGATCGCGTCACGGACCTGATCACCGAATGGGTCGACGCCCACGTGCCGCCGGTGCGGCAGCCCAGCCCAGTCAGTGAGGCCGGAGCTAGCTGA